In Salvia miltiorrhiza cultivar Shanhuang (shh) chromosome 4, IMPLAD_Smil_shh, whole genome shotgun sequence, the DNA window AATGGAAATAAAAAATGTGATACTTTTTTTATGGGAAGAAGggagtatcaaattaaagtttttaacgtgatctttaatttgatatgcatattaactattttataattagtcgaattttacaattttagaaagaaataaaacaaaaaaagaagataaagaaaaaatataaattttaaataaacctttgattttattataaacAATAAAATTACCACTCAACTTTGACATGATTTTAAATCTTGACTTTTTAATATGCTATGGATATGGTAATGTTTGGAATTCATtagataaaaggaaaaaaagaaatatatatataacttagaCGTGTAAATATAATTTTACTATCATActgataatattaattattgtattttactatttaaaattttataatagaaaaataaaaattagtatttCATTTAGCTTTTCATTTCTCTTTTCCATTCAGTTGACATATCAATCATATTCCTAAATTTATTCCATTGATACCTAATTTCATTAGGTCACAAAAATCCCCTTCCACGGTCCTAATTAAACGCTTGGATATATGATCTTGCGATATGTAAAAGTATATATTATATTCAGATCCCTAAATGATATGTAAGGGACTTGACTCCTATCTATAAACAGTGAATTTTAGGGTTCAAATTCACCACTCCTCCTTCGTccaagtaatatatatatatatatatatatatatatatatagggagaggttcaggaaagaaccataaataaaagaagaccagagaaccattttcagccattcgatcatcaagatctacggtggatgcatcatcttgttggatgaatacagatcctggattcgaatcctgaagggagcatttttttttatttttttgagtgcattaattttaacagcggatgcattaatttttacagtgaatgcattagatttgatggttctcccgttctcacaaataatgtagttctctctagaaccacaccctatatatatatatatatatatatatatatatatatatatattacagtTTCTATCATTCACCTGGAATGCACATTTTCCTTTCGTTTTCAcctacaaataaaatattaagattGCTAAGAACAACAAGAGGTCCCATGGTCTAGTGGTTAGGACATTGGACTCTGAATCCAGTAACCCGAGTTCAAATCTCGGTGggacctttttctttttctaaactttttaattgtgtatttaattttttaaaaaaatattctgtAAAGCTAATATTTTCGCATCGTGGATACATTCGTCGTTATGATAAGTAATGCTCAAATTTATTCCGAAGTCTATTTGTAATTAATAGGTGAACTGAACTAGCatcttcaattatttttttcgtttttatTCTCTGAAGCCTCGTGTTTGATAATTCGGCATTGGATGAGTGTTACTAGTTTCAGTTTGGTCAGTCATTACCTCCCACACACACTAATATAGGTACAAATTGTCTAAGCAAAgtagtttttgtatttttcgtGCGTGTGTGTTGTGTGTCCCCAATCCATGCGAAAGTTACTCGGCTTTGCCTAACTTTCTACTCAAGCCAAAAACACCTGTTATCTTCTTTACCAACTCAAGATCCCCCTTTCTTGCAAAGCAAGTCGATCCATCATGTTATATAATGCCATCACCGATTTACCATATCTCATCTCTCACTCACCTTTTTTATTCCTGCAGGTAAACAAAATTACCTAAATACTACTTAGAatggtattaattaattaatttcgtgCTTTTgtcttattaattttattcaatAGTGTAATGGCAAGCCCGAACGACGCCGCTTCGAATATGTTAACGAATTCTTGCTGGAAGAAGCCATGTGAGGAAGGCGGAAGCGTTTGGGGCAACTTCAAGAATCAGCTGAATCATTTCGTGCATACCCCCGTGAAAGACCACACTCACTGCTTCAAACTCGCCTTGCTCTCGGTAATctcatttttgcctattaacacatatATTTATACACTTTATTTTCATCTTCATTATGCTTAATTATTCTGATATATGCAGGTGAAGGATAAATTCTCAACACCCGCAAACTGGACCGTAGATCAAAATTCATCTGATTTGGGGGCTAATGATTCAATGGAATTGCCATGGGATCGTGACTTCACGTCAGTTTGTTGAGATGTCACCGGTTAATTAGTTTGTTgctattatttttcttttttggattggAGGTTTAAAATTAGGTTTCACAGTGTTGATTctcaagcatatatatatatttttttcaaaatgattATGAAGCAAATGTATTAGCTAGTAATCACATGTTTACGTTTAATGAATCTTTGTTGTGTGCTTATGATCGGATtgattctttttatttttgagagTGATCGGTTTGATTCATCGTTATTTGtaatttatactccatccgtcctaaTATAAATGTCTTATaacttttgggcacgaaaattaaaaaatgtgtagaaagtaCATAAAGTTGATTgagaaaaattatttaaatattagtaatataaattaccaaaaaaggaataAGACATTTATTATATTGAAAAGTCTCATTATGAAAATTGGGACATTTATATTGAGATGAATTATTGTTCCCTCCAACGTGCTTCGTGTGTAAATAACTAATTTTCCTTGGATCTAGCGGAAGCACTGGACcccactaatttttttaaaataattagtatatattaatatttgtaagaataaaTATGACTTAAGCTTCAAATTATTTATGCACTGTTAATTATATTCTTAACTAGTAcgccctcccgtgcgatgcacggacaAATTCATAttacataatatttaaattatagtaaaatTATTAAACTACACACAAATTATGTAATCTTTGTAGCATTATTTTCCAATTCTGTTGTAgagaaaaagaataaattctctgaGAAGAAGATATTAGAGGATAGAGTTTTGGATGgagatgataaaaaaaaaagtatgagaaataatttaactttaataatactttttttgtttccttgACACCATATTGAATCATCACCAAACTACGATTGTAAATAGATCCAATAATTTCTCAATTCAATATTTGATTCATTAAACCTATAATATATGATTCAATAttcgagtatatatatatatatatatataactcaattctatattcataatattacaatatttaaataacagCCAAAATTGGTTTTTTCCAAAAGTCCGACACCTAGTTAAGATATTGGGGCTTTTTCGAAAgcccaattctctctctctcgcctcccttatttctctcttcttcctaaACACGCCAAAACCCAGAACCCTTCTCCATGTGTAGCCTCTTCCAAATCCAAAGACTACTCATCGCCGTTCTTGCTGTCCACCTTTTCTAGTCGAACAACAGTCAATTGAACTCCCTCTTCACCATTTATCGGTTGAACAGTAAAGCCGTCCAACCACCACCTCCTTTGCCTAGTTCTTGTCCTTCTTTCTGGTTCTTATTTTCTCTCTATCCGATTCAAACAAATCCCATTCGAAAACATCGAACtcaaatatttgaaaaaatttGTAATCCATTTCGAATAATTTTTATGGTTCGAAAGAAAAATCTAATATCGAATATTTGAGTACAACCCTCCTGAACATGGTCTCGTCTTCTTTATCTCTCATTCTTCACCCACTAAAATTGTTCATCTCCCTCTTTATGGTTATTGGCATCTCTGTTTGCGCCTTCCATGCTGTGCTGCAACCGTCGAAAGCATAAAAGAGTGGAGAGTAGTTGGAGATCCTCTATATCCTTCCCTTTTAATTAATTGGGATGATCTCCCCATTTTCATATGTACTTTTATGCTTTTCTCTTATCTGGATTCTATCGAGCAAAAGCGGTGTAAATTGTATTTCAACATACACTCAAATCTCCAGAGGCCTCATTTTTACAGTTCAGATCTTTTGATTGTTTGATTTCTGGTCCAGATTATTCTATTAATGGAtttttggataaatttattgtgGCTCAACGTTGGAATTGGTTTGTTGTGGAGAAATTATCGAAGCATTGAAAGAGAACGTTTGGAAGAGTGAGAGAAAGTGTCGATTCGTCAAAAGCTAAACACACGTCTTTTTGATCATGCCTAAATTTTTGGGATGAAAACTGTCAAAAAAATTGTCGGGAAAATATGACCGTTAAACTggtcttttatattatatatagattatcgaaaataattttttttactttgaacTATCAATGATATAGCGTGTCTATTTTTTAGCTTCGAAAAATTAACGTGAGTCGAATTACTACCATATACTATTTTACAATTTCCTTTTTAAATTGACCGGATAAAAATGATGTAATTTTAGCCATTAACAAAACATTAGAAAGACGTTACATTGAGCTCTATTAAATTTCTTGAAGTGGATAAAATCACTATGAAAATTTCTCATTACTACTATTTTGATTTGGACCAAAACAAATAGAAAAAAGTGTCTATATTGTAATCATTCACTACTCTTTCATTTAGATCGTAAATGGTTGAAGTTTAATTGAATTAGATGtggaaataaaaatttaaaataaataaaaatgaaggaTAGAAGAAATGTCACATGAAATTATGGATTCtcattttcatatttaattcATACTAAATTTCAACCATttacaatttaaataaaatgatcaaCATTGTGTACATATCATAAAggataaatatcatattaaagtcCAAATTAtaccgctttatcaaaaatattttaaactataagaaatatttttaaaaacccCAAACTATTAATAATAGtttgtatataaaaaatatcttGCGTCCATTTTTTGGTCTCCAGAATCATGACGTGGCTTACCGGATGCTACCAtgtaatttgtattttattgttttaaatgGCATGACATAAAGCGACGCCATTTTGTGTCATATCATTTGAAAAGGCGACATTGTTTTGTGTCACGTTAGTTCATTCAAATTGCGTTGAAACTTAGTTTATCCAACATCGACTTGATTTTTTGAAATGATACGACATAAAACAACGTGGTTTGGTTCAATGTcacttacaaaaataaaatataaattattacgTGGCATCCAACGAGCCACATCATGATTATGAGGATCGAAGAAAGGACGCAACATATTTTTTCATACAAACCTAATAGTTTGGGGTTCTTAAAAAACGTTTCTAATAGTTTGGGATATTTTTTATAAGGCGAGTATAGTTTgagatttaatttgatatttaccTTTTCATAAATTTCAAGCAAACACTTTAAAATATACTAAAAACACTTAAAAGAGTAAAAATCAAACGGTTCCGATTTGAAACCGTGAACCGTCGAATCGTGGTAGATCGGTCTCGGGACCTCATACGAATCGTGGACGTTAACACCGAGATCTCTGAAATAAACGAAACGATATGGAGAGACAGAGTTAGGAACATATCCACTGCTCAGAGGGCCACCTTCGTCCGAATTGACGCTTACGATGTCGGAATCCATCAAAACTAAAGGTGGGTTTGTTGTATACATCACCGCAGTCGGTAATCGAAAGAGGGTTGCAGTACAGAGGTGGAGAAGAGGGAGAAGATCAGAGAATCAAGGGTTTGAGAGATGTAGGGCGccgctagagagagaaagaagaggtGGAACATAAGTGATAAATAAAAGTAGGAGAATTAGGATTTGGTTTAATTAAGGGGTATATCTCCCCTTAAACCTTAGATCAGTAATGCCTTAATGATTTTCAAAATAAGAACGAGCCTAAtctagtgggacgtcccaaaaaaggaaaacaagcctatTAAAAtaggatggagagagtatttatttatttttatttttttaatctgatttttttttattgtatttatataaatacaatacAAACATGCATAACTTTGCACAAAAAAATGCATTGCATATATTGTGGCAACATCGTGCAAatttttgtgtgcaaaattatgcatattttatgtaaaCCGTTGGATATACCTAATCGCACGGATAAAAATCATTctctatttttaaaatatttgtgaTTCTCCACggatccattctctctctctctatatatatatatatatatgtatatgtgtgcAACGTTCatgcatatttatgtatatatggatatttgtgttcaattatatgcataattaagaCGACGAGCAGTGAGTAGTGGCGAGAGGTACTTGATTGGTCGCCTAGtgcaatacattttttttttgtaatattatgcatatttgtgtttaattatATGCATTGTATGCATAATCAAGACAACGAATGGTGAGCAACGATGAGAGGTATCTGACAGGTCACCTAGTGCAATTCATTGTTAGGCATATTTgtattcaattatatgcattgtATGCCAccgagtgaaaaaaaaaatctcattttaCCCCTGCGCGCATTTAGCCAAGGTCTTGAAATTCCTCTGCCACGTGTCACGTTCTTAGTGCGCCACATGTACACAATGTGTGGTTCAGATTTGATACTACATACTCctttcgtccataaaaaatatgcCTAATTGGTTTCGGCACAGGTTCTAAGAATTATGTTAAGTGTTTGTGAGTGGAATATGAATCCCTTATTTTATGTGAATGTAATAGTAAAAAGTGTTTATGGGGCAGGGGTATATTGACAAAAATGGTTAGGCATAATTTTGATTGACGGACCAAAAtggtaaaataaatatatttttggtggacggagagagGGCTATATAAGGACACGGTACCACCATAACCAAACCatatttcacacacacacacacacacacacacacacacacacatatatatatatatatatatatatatatatatatatatatgtcatagCCCGACTCAAACTACATATATTTAAGCCGGAAAATTGTGACTGGGAAAAAGGAGTAAGAAAACGGAAAAGTTAACAAGCAGACGACTTACAACAACACAACGACTAGTTGACTAAGTAGAAAGCAAAACATTTCTCAAAATTCAAAGTTTTTATCCTTATAACACATCTAGTGTTGCAGCGGGTCAAAATAactggattacatgtatgaagacatgaaaTCCGGAGCCTAATTAAGTACTTATATTTCAAAGCTTTGCTCTGCCGACATCCATCTGCATCACaacttaacctgcacatttagaaaacatatgcagggctgagtactcaAAAGCACTCAATGGTCACATGCCAAATTAAATAACttgaaagcttgctcttagagctatatattgaacttgccatctcaagcatcacacaagagttttatttaaataacctgtGCACGCCAAAACTGTAAAATATCTCTATAATAATCATAAACTTCATatgtgtctgcagacaaataacatgtatgtaccataaCTACGCATCATGTAACCTTgtgttgagaagtaggcctccttctcaaacacAGTGATCGGCCCGAAGGCTCCCGATCACAGTGACCGGCCAatccgctcgatgactcacggttACAACTATGTGCACAAACCCTTACTGACATCTCGCTTCAGCATAGGGCCGATATCGTCTATCTCTCGTAGATGGTAACATAAATtaatttggcaagtcaataattttaatataacttcaTTTATATAAACATCATTAAATAGTGCGCACTTCAAATTCtgagtttagaaagcccacctgatacgCTTAATGAAGTAGAAATCCTTGCTTGTTCACTTTATAAAGCCACTCGAACCTTCATTATAATGAGGTTCCCAAGGTAAGATTGGATAGCTAGACAAGaaataaatagaaaagaatTCATAGTTGAAACTTATATCTCTTGAAACTTTAGGGTTGCTTCCTCTAATCTAAGTAATCTACTTTTCTGAACTTAACTTATTAAAAGCATACTAACATATTATCTAAACCACAACTTAAACTACGATAATTGTAACTCtggcgttaatcataactccgctcacactaattaaaataattctacATATCTAGACCatttaataaatcaaattaattattatctAATAGCTAATAATCCTTTATACATATTTACTAGgcttaaaataatataaactcagcttaattaataattaaggcGTAACTGTATATTAAAATCAtcactaaattaataaataagccCAACAACTATCTTATGCTATCTAAACCCATTAGAAATATTAATAGGCCTATCAAAACTTCAGGCCCAGTATTTTGCAAGCCCAattagattaaataaataaaacaaattttcttaaaaaGAAAGCAGATTAATCTCTCTCTATCATTTACGTAAATTCTCTCTATTTCTGcgttctctctctttctctgctCTTTACCGTCCCTTTCTCTCTCCCTTCGCCCCTCTCTGCCGGCTCCCTTCTTCCCCATCTCACCGGGACGTCGCTGGttctcgccgcctccggcgcggcgaggCAGGCCCCTGTTCTTCCCCCTTCTTCCTTTATCTTCTCTTCCCCCAATTTCCCAGGCTACCACTACTTAGGGTTTTGAAGTTTCCTCTTTTAAATCTGCTCCTCCGGTGAActccaccgccaccgccgccgttcCCGTCGCGGGATTGTTTTTTTCACCCACTTTGTTTGTATGGCTCAAATTTTGAGAGATTTATGAtgataaatattcttattgaaGTTGAGAGTTGCTGCTTTCGATTTATTTGGGGCTTTTCTTTGATTAATCTTGTCTTATTGTGTGTGCCCTTTTTCTGTGTAGTGTTCTCTCTGTGTGTTCTTCTGTGTGCATTGTTGCCCAGCAATCAATTTCTTCAATTCCATGAATTATATGCATTTTGTTTTTTGGTAATTTGACGATTTGCAAATATATATACACCAGTGTTATAGGATGTATAAATTGTAGAATTGCTGAGTTTTTGTGTGAGAAGAATTATCAATTTTGGTGAATATTTAAAGTTAGATCTTTTCATTCAGAATGAGTTCTACACGAGCAGTTATTCTTTGGAGAACTCATTTTTCTCTGTAGATTTTGGGGTATTACTTTGTCAGGCTCGAGTAACCCTTCATGCTGCCACAATAACCCTAGGCTTGCACATAAACTGATACCAAGTTTCTTGGCATACTAAGCTTTCATTTCACTTTATGAAACACTAAGATACATAAGTTTTTCTAGGTTTGATTTCTTATTGGTTGGGTTGTTGGTGAAAGGAACTAATAACATTTTGGTGTAGGCCATGTAaatttaaagagtttataacaTCCGAATGCTGGAGTATTTAGATGGTATATGTATTAGGCTTTACCAATGTATCCTCTTATCTAATTGACAttgtcattatactaatttgAGCTTTCTTTCAT includes these proteins:
- the LOC131023889 gene encoding uncharacterized protein LOC131023889 isoform X1, whose amino-acid sequence is MPSPIYHISSLTHLFYSCSVMASPNDAASNMLTNSCWKKPCEEGGSVWGNFKNQLNHFVHTPVKDHTHCFKLALLSVKDKFSTPANWTVDQNSSDLGANDSMELPWDRDFTSVC
- the LOC131023889 gene encoding uncharacterized protein LOC131023889 isoform X2 is translated as MASPNDAASNMLTNSCWKKPCEEGGSVWGNFKNQLNHFVHTPVKDHTHCFKLALLSVKDKFSTPANWTVDQNSSDLGANDSMELPWDRDFTSVC